Below is a window of Caldanaerobius polysaccharolyticus DSM 13641 DNA.
TATGAACAAAAACAGATGGGAAAGACTTGATGTTGTGTATAGATTAAAAAGTCCTCTTCACATTGGTTATATACCTTTTAAAGGTTCTGTAGTTTCGCCTACAAGGTATTATGTGCCTGGTAGAAATTTTTGGGGTGCTGTTACAAAAAGAATTACGGAGCATTTATATAAAGATCCTGATTCAGAAATATATAAAAAGATCGGAAAACAAATTATGGATAATTTTAGATTTTCATATTTCTATATTTACGATGAAGAAAATGTATATATCCCAGAGTACACCGACGATGGTTTGAAATTTGGATATAAAAATAAAATATCTCTATATGAGTTTGAACACAAGTTTATAGGTAGTAGAATTTTGACAGCAATAGATTTTTCTTCTGGAACGGCTAAAAATGAAAGCTTACATGAAATTGAATTCATAAACAATAAGTTTAAGGATGGAAATGGGAATTCAAAAGATACGAAAATTATAGGATGTATCTGGATAAAAAAAGACGCTAAGATTGAAGGCAATTATATTAAAAGTAATGATTCTGATGTTAACCCGGGAATTTTTATTGGTGATTTTAATATAATCGAAGAGTTGATCCTTGGCGGTGAATCAAAGTATGGTTTTGGCCACGTTTTACTTGAATCAATAAATAAGTGCAATTTTCAATTAAAATCAGAAGAATCAGAAGAAAATGTAAAGATAGAAATAGAGAAATCCTTACCGGCTCACTTAAAATACGATGAAAATATAAAATTTAAAGGTGACGTAGAGCTTTTAAGTGGAAGAGGTTATTTTGATCCAAAAAAAGAGTCTAATAGCTCAATTAAACCGGGCTATGTAGTTTCACAACCTGAATATTATTTTTCACCTGGAACCGTAATTGATTCATTTGTTGGAGAAATAAATTGGGACGGAACTATTGGAAAGTAAGTTTACCTCATCATAAACACAGATTATGGTATAATAAAATCGAAGAGAATTGAAGGAGATTATTATGGATGAGATAACCAATGATTGGCATAGTGATTTTTATGCAGCTATCAGAGAGATTTTTAAAAATGAAAAAGATAAAATTGATATAATACAAGAACAGTACCTGTCAAAGGAACCGCTGCGGATAGATGTGATAATAGTCAAGAAGAATGACGACTATGGAATCAATAAACAAATAGCGAGGATCTTTAAAAAGTATAACATCATAGAATATAAATCCCCAGAAGATTATATATCGATAGACGATTATTTTAAAGGATTAGGTTACGCATATATTTACAAATCCACGATGAATGGTTATGAGAAGACCAATAAAAAGGTTAATGACATAAGAATAGAAGAAGTGACATTAAGTTTTGTAAGTAATTCTTATCCGCGGAGATTAACTAAATTTCTGAAAGAGTACGATAGAAATATAGAAAAAGCTGAGGATGGTATATACTATGTAAAAGGCGAATGGATATCAATACAGTTAGTGGTATTAAAAGAGCTGAAGAATGTAAAAGAGAATTATCCTGTAATATTATTGAGCGATAATGTATATTTTGGAGAAGCATTCGAAGAATTACTAAAAAGCATAAATGACGTAAAAGATAAGGATGAGAAGATAAGGTTATTGGAAGCGGCTTTTAGGGTAAATATAAAGAAAGCTGTGGAGGTGTTTAAAATGTACAGCGATAGAGTGAATGAAGAGACCCAGGAGTATATAATAAAGACATTAAAAGAGGCTAATCTCAAAATATATACAGAAGAGGAATTAAAAGAAAGAGAAGAAAAAGGTATTGAAAAGGGCATTGAGAAGGGCATAGGCAAAACCTTAATAAGGCTTTTAACAAGAAAGTTTGGAGACATTTCTTCTGATTACAAAAAGAAGATAGAAAATGCCAATGAACGTACCTTAACTGAAATAGTTGATCACATATTTGAGATCAATAAAATAGAAGATTTGGATGAGTATTTGAAGTAATGTGTATTCCACCTTAATTTTATGGTGGTTATTTTTTATTTATTAATTGATTATCGTGCCTTTTACAAACTACAGTGGGAAAACAAGCGATGTATGTCAAGTAGTATTTCTTGAAACCTTGAAAAATAAAGACCTCATAAATTCCCAAAAGGACAACCCACCATGTATTGGATAATAATGAAAGAAAACTTCTTAGCTAAAGAGGTGTCTTCAGCACTAAAGTTGCCAGATTGATATTTATTCCACACAAGGCCTGCAAATTTGGCTACAGCGCATTCATTTTTAAACCGCTTAACATCACCAATCTCAGCCACAAGGCCTGCGGCTAATACATCGCCGATGCCTGGAATAGTAGTCAGAGTTTGGCGAAAAGCATTAAGCTGTTATTTTCAAGAGTCATAGTCAAAGTCATACTAACAGTATCGCACATGTCGGGATTAAGCCGATATGCCCTGTTAGCAGCGGATTTAAGTGTTTTAGCAATTTCTTGGGGATTGCTCAAAATGACTCAAGACAAAATCAACAAGATCCTCCATAGGCATAACAGCGATCTCATCAGGAGTATATGAGAAGATATAAATTAAACTTTGAAAATAGTATGTCTTAGATGTAGAATAAAAATATAAGTAAAAATTTAAAAATAAGTGAAAGGAATTTTGAACAATGGGTAAAAAAGCAACTTTAGATGAGTGGCGAGAACTTTATAAAGTAGCTTCTGAAGTTAAAGAATTAAGGCCATGGGAGCATTTGTGGGATATGGATTTAATAACTATACTTCACCCTGCTATGAGTGAACCTGTTTATTGTAGTGTAATGGGAAAGAGCGGAGAGTGTTTTTGTATTGCAAGTTATTATGGCTTTGAAGCGTTTAATAGGCTTATGGCAATGATTCAAAGAGATGATATTCCACCTGAGCAGGTAATAAGGTTTCAAGAGGATAATGTTATTATCTGTTTTTTTGGTGACAGGGAAGAATTGTTTAAGGAAGAACTACAGATTATCAAAGATTTGGGGTTAAAATTTAGAGGGAAAAATAACTGGATTTACTTTCGCTCATTTAAAAAAGGTTATTCGCCATATATTTTAGATGAAGATGAAGTATTAAAAGAAACAGAAATTTTGAAAAATTTATACATGGCTCTTCAGGCATATATAGAAGGTAAAATTAAAGTGAACTTTGGAAAAGGCATGACATTGCTTCGTAGATATGATGAGGAAACGAAGCAATGGCTTAATTGTGAAGCGCCGCTTTTCTCAGTACCTCCTGCCTATAAAAAAGTGTTTTTAAAAGACGAGGTGTCAATTTCTAGGCTTAATAAACAGCAAACTATAAATAGCATATTGGAATTAGATATAGCTTATGTGCAAGGGAGCATAAAAGATAAAAAATATGAAAGGCCACTATCTATTAGAATATGTGTTTTGGCTGACTCTAGAACGGGAATTGTGCTTGATCAAAAGTTACTTTCTCCAAAAGATGATGAGATATCTGAAATTTTGAGAATGATTATTGACTATATTTTACAAACTGGAAAACCCAAAAGGGTTTATGTAAGAGATGAATACATAAGGAGCATAATAGAAGATATATGCAATAATATCAATATAGAGTTGAAAATTAGGGGACGTTTAAATGCCATTGATAACTTTATAAAAATTTTAGAGCAGAGAGGATTTTAAGAATTTTTAATCAAAAATAACTTGAAGTGAAAAGTAGATATACAAAATAGTATAAAAATAGAGAAGTCCTTATCAGCTCACTTAAAATACGATGAAAATATAAATATTAAATATATAAACTAGGAAACCAAAAACAGCGATGAGCTTATCGCCACATTGGGTATAGAAGGGATTGTAGTATCATGCAAAGAAAAAGAATGAATATTGAAAGTGAAATCCTTAAAAGGTTTGTGGAGGTAGCACATAAATATGGTTATAATGTATTTAAAGGACAAGGAAAAGACAACCGGATAATTATTGATGGTAACACCTACTTTCAGTTTGGTGACCTAAGGGTTAATACTGAAACTTATCACATTGTGATTGAAGCAGAAAGCGCTGGTGGTGTTACGAACCTAGTTAAATATTGGTATTGTTTAGAAAAAAATCTAGATATTATAAAAAAGCCTATTGTCCTTTTTCATGTGTTTCATCAAAGTAGCGAAGCGGATTATGGATCCCATTTATCTCTTTGGCGTTTCCTTCGGGATAAAATGCAAACGGCAGTTGGTGATAAAATAAAAGCTGCTTGTTATACTTATAAAAATTATGAGGATATAGAAGCGATAGTTAATGATTTTGAAAAATATTTAGTATAGCAACGGCTTAGTATTGTTTACGATAGTTATAAAGAGTTTGTTTTAGTAAAAAACAGGATTGTTCCTGTTTTTATTTTGTCGAGATATGTCGAAATATTTTTAATGTTTGTGTTGTTATTTACAGGATAAAATGATAAGATAAATAAGCTGAGATTCAAGAAATCTGATGTTTTCAAGAGTCATGGTCAAAGTCATGTTGACAGTATCATACAAGTGTTTTAGCAATTTCTTGGGGATTGTTCAGTCTATTGTTGCCATGATTTTGATCTGCGACTAGAGAAATTAAGTCATAGAGTGTCACCATTGGGCTAAATAAGTAAAACGTACAATTTAATAGTCGCTAATGAGAAGTTTGGACAAAATGGCAGGGAGGAGGTATCGGGATATATAGTCCCGATGTGTGATAAGATGGTCGCGAAAAGAGAACCCAAAACTACATTTGACCGATTGCTCACAAGATTGCTCGAGGGAATGGTTGTGCCGTTTATCGGTGCGGGTGTTTCTTACGAAGCTAAACATCGTGGAGGAATCACTGGCCTCACGAAAACGAATAAAATGCAAAATCGCGTTTTTGAAGCTTTGAAAGAAAAATGCGCAAGTCAAAAATGTTGTAAATCATGTGTAGTTAAAAAAGAAGTGTGTAATGAGGAGAGTAGGGACAAACACAATATATCCTTTGATAAAGTCTGTGAGCTTTGGGAGTGGTCCTGCTCAGAAAATCATCAGATCGAGACATGTAGGAGATTTGAGCTAATCTACGACATTTTAAAGATCCCTGAATTTGCAAATGTAGAGCCTACCGATGCTCACTATTACATTGCATTTCTTGCGAGGGAAGGACTTATAGACGAAGTAATTACCACCAATTACGATACGTGTATGGAACAAGCTTATTGTAATACTTTTGGATTGAAATATCCCTTGACGGGAGATGATTCTCCGGCTTTGGTGATAGATACACTCTCAGAATATCGTGACAAGGCAGGAAGAAAATTTACAAGTGGGCCAAAACCACGGCGGTGTCTTAAGGTTTATAAAATAAACGGATGTGCCGGAAAGCTGCCTTCGAAGCAAGATCATGCTCAGAATGGACAATGTAAATGTAAAAGTATTCTTTTGACCGAAAGAGATCTGCAGCACTGGCGACATCGCAGCTGGGCAAGGGATCTTTTCCGCGATCGAATGCGTTCGCGCACCCTTCTTTTCTCCGGTTTTGGCAGTGATGAACCGCAGGTACGCTTTACAGTTATGCAGGTCTGTGAGGAGTTTGCTTTGCAAGAGCAGGATAGTACCCAGTCAGGTACAAATAGTAATGACGAAGTTTGGACCAAGCCGAATGCACCTTTTATAGCTGCTTATGAAAATGAGCTTACCTTCAGTCAAACACAAATATTGCACGCCTTTGCTCACTACTCTAATGCATCGATCAGCCCGAAAGACCTCAATGCAAATTCCTTTCTCGGTTCAGATATTGAGTTTTTTGATTCAAAGGATAGTTCAGGTACACAGGTACTGGAAGCCGATATATTCTGGAAGCGCGTTTTCCAGGCAGCTTTTTGGCGACTTTTGAGGAAAGAATGCAGGCGCGATGGTGCTGCTGCGTCCTTTCTCTCGTTGTCATTACCCTGTGCTAGCGCACTTATGGTCGAAGTTCTCGATTGGTTAGCTCCCGAAAATAACTCGGGGTTCAGTTTCGGACGTTTTCCAGAAATGCTTGACTTAAAAGAAGGTGAAAGAAGAGTTATTCCTCTGATGAGATGGGTAGAACGGGTACGTGGAATTCAACCTGAGGTAAAGGAGGGCTTGTACAGCAATCTTATTGAAAATTCAGTGTTAATAATGATTGTGTTAATGTTAATCTATTTATTATTATTAAATGATTCATATGAACCTAATAGTGATATTACCTGGCAGCTACTGAATAACATGATCGGCGATAAGGATGGCCCCTTGGGGCTATATATTGATACGTCCCATATATTTAGTGGTGCAAATATTAGGCTCTACATTATCCATAGAGATGCAGCAAGCTACTTACCTCAAAGAATATTGTGGAGTGAAGACAAGAAAATTAGCACAGCTATACAGATAGTGGTCGGTGATTGGCAGGCAAGTACTCGCAGAATATGGTTGGTTAATAAGAAGAATGATGATATAAAGGTAGTTACGGTTCGCCAGATCTCATTTTTACAGTTGTTAGGACATGCCCATAATGTTCGAGAGGCCAAGAAGACATTTCACGATAATCTTAGGAAGACTTTTCTATTAACTGATGAGGGACGTCGCCGTGTGCGTCTCAGGACGGAATCATTATAGTTTAAGGAGGTGAGGAACATGGTGGATAAATCTTTCCAATTAAATGAATGGAAGCTCGATTTAGATATAGAATCGCTAATGGACTATACAGGTTGTAAAGATCTTGGTCTTATTGTAAAGGGTATTTATATATCAGAGGTAGCTCTGGCTGTACACCTTTCTTGGGAACGTGGAGTTTCTGAAACTAACAGAACCAAAGAGTGTCTCGGTCGCCTCCTGCGTTTTTTATCCAGTTATGCCGAAGAATTGGAGCTGGTAGTCCCGGTATTGTGTTTGATTCATGTTCCAGAAGGGGTCGATGCTGAAATCAAAAATAAGCTGAATCAGTGGGCTGCCGATCAGGATTGGCATCGAGGAGACTTTTCCATTGTTGTTTTAAGCGAAGATAAGGATAAAAATAAAGATGTCGAGGATATTATTCGGAAGATATTAGGAACAGCCTCTACAGCCTGGCCACAGATAGAACTGAAACCTCGAGATATTAAAGCTATCATTAATAGTTTTCAAAGCGAGATGCGGTCTAGGCGAATTTCGGAGGAACACGCAAGCCTACTGGCCGCTATAGCCCAAACTTTGGATGAAGGAACCGATAAGCCTATTCAAAATTGGTTAAATGGGAGGATGGAAGACATATATAAGCTCATGGAGGGGAGAAAGGGCAGTGAACGATAAACATGTATCGCGTGTAAAGTCGATAAAACTTTGCAGGTTTAGGGGGTTTGTAAATGACACCCCGATTGAATTAAATACCGACGCTGATATTGTGTTGCTGACGGGCCCCAATGGTTTCGGCAAAACGAGTTTTGTCGATGCGCTTTGCCTTTTATTGAATCGTCATTATTATTCAGAAAGGTTACCATTATCTTCGTGCAATGGGGAAAATCATGGTGAAACTTATATTGAGGCAGTTGTTAAATATGCTGAAAACGAAAGCGATACTGTGAAGGTGACTGTCGGGGAAAATTCGAAAAAACAACCTGAGATTGTACCTTTGGAAAACTCATGGATCGGCGGTATTTCAAAGGAATTGGCTGCACGTTGCAGTTTTTTTTACCAGGACCTCTTGAGCAAACTTTTTGAAGAGGAGGATGCTCAGGTTGGACTTTTAGAATTTCTCAGCCCAAAACCTGAAAATGTACAGAAAGCCCAGGATGCGGTGAGACAAGCGCTGAAACAATGGAAGGCTGATTCTGACAATATATTGAAAAGTTTTGCTCAAAAGGATTTTCCCAGTGAAGGTGATATCAATGAAAAGAGAAAAAAGGCGGTGGTTGCTTTCAGAGACGCATGGAATGAAATGGTAAAAGCAGCACGGACGGAAATGCAGATTACACTTCCTGAAAGGGATAGGAATTGGTTATTTTTGATAAATTCAGAGAATCTGCGAGCAGGATGGCAGAATGAGTTGAGAAGTTGGGGTGCGGAATGTTTGGATTTGCTTATGCCTAATGGAAAGCAGCTTGGTACAGATGAAAAGCCTTCTGTAGTCTTACATTTTATAGAAGAAGCTATGTCTCAATTACGGTATAAAGTAATAAATCAAATGGCTGGATCTAGAGAGAAGCTCAAGTTGCTTCTAGATGATATACCTAACGATGCTCAGGTGTTTCCACCTAGTAATTGGCCTGAAAAGGAAAAGGAAATAAGCGGGTTATCGAAGGAAGTCCGTAAGCTGGAGATGCAACTAACATTGTTTGAAAAACTGGAACGGCACTTTGATAACCCAAAAGGACCGAATCTGGTGGAAGTTTTGACGGCTCTGCGAGATCAAGGTAAAATGTGGCTTGAAGTGCCCGAAGTCAGTCCGGATATTAGTCCGCCTTTATCTATTATCGAATGGCTCCGAAAGATTGGGATAGATGATCTTGACAGGCTAATTGATCGGCTTGAGGAATGGCAGTCGCGTATCGGTCAAAAACGCTTTGAACTTCAACAAAGGGTTTTTGACAAGCAGAAGGAAATGCAAAATCAGAGTATGCTTTTAGAGAAATCAAAAAAAATCTTTTATTTGTTGGAGCAAACCGGATTAAATTCCGAATTAAAGGACTTTAAAAATAGCGATACACCTATACCTTCTTCTATCTTAAAAGAAAGAATGTCATCTTTTACAGTTCAACCGAGCTAACTTCATTCCGCGATAGATCGCGTTCAAGAGGCAATATCGCAATGGATCCAGGTAGAGGAACTCGACGAACGCCGAATATCTGCTTTACAGCAAAAAGAAAGTTATATCAGGGTAAAGAAGTATATAGACATAGTTTCAGAAGCATTGAAGAAGGAAACAGGAAAAAATTCGGTGTTAAACGCGGCACTTCTTCCGCCGAAGAATGTTCTTAAGGAACTAGAAAAAAATATAAACGAGATTTTGGAACGTTTTCGTATTGTAGAAGGTATCTGCCCTGTTTGCTTGGAAATTAAACGAGGCAAAGGCGCAAAATCTGGTGATACGTTGCAGGTT
It encodes the following:
- a CDS encoding transposase — encoded protein: MTTIPGIGDVLAAGLVAEIGDVKRFKNECAVAKFAGLVWNKYQSGNFSAEDTSLAKKFSFIIIQYMVGCPFGNL
- a CDS encoding DUF4351 domain-containing protein, producing the protein MDEITNDWHSDFYAAIREIFKNEKDKIDIIQEQYLSKEPLRIDVIIVKKNDDYGINKQIARIFKKYNIIEYKSPEDYISIDDYFKGLGYAYIYKSTMNGYEKTNKKVNDIRIEEVTLSFVSNSYPRRLTKFLKEYDRNIEKAEDGIYYVKGEWISIQLVVLKELKNVKENYPVILLSDNVYFGEAFEELLKSINDVKDKDEKIRLLEAAFRVNIKKAVEVFKMYSDRVNEETQEYIIKTLKEANLKIYTEEELKEREEKGIEKGIEKGIGKTLIRLLTRKFGDISSDYKKKIENANERTLTEIVDHIFEINKIEDLDEYLK
- a CDS encoding SIR2 family NAD-dependent protein deacylase, producing MPFIGAGVSYEAKHRGGITGLTKTNKMQNRVFEALKEKCASQKCCKSCVVKKEVCNEESRDKHNISFDKVCELWEWSCSENHQIETCRRFELIYDILKIPEFANVEPTDAHYYIAFLAREGLIDEVITTNYDTCMEQAYCNTFGLKYPLTGDDSPALVIDTLSEYRDKAGRKFTSGPKPRRCLKVYKINGCAGKLPSKQDHAQNGQCKCKSILLTERDLQHWRHRSWARDLFRDRMRSRTLLFSGFGSDEPQVRFTVMQVCEEFALQEQDSTQSGTNSNDEVWTKPNAPFIAAYENELTFSQTQILHAFAHYSNASISPKDLNANSFLGSDIEFFDSKDSSGTQVLEADIFWKRVFQAAFWRLLRKECRRDGAAASFLSLSLPCASALMVEVLDWLAPENNSGFSFGRFPEMLDLKEGERRVIPLMRWVERVRGIQPEVKEGLYSNLIENSVLIMIVLMLIYLLLLNDSYEPNSDITWQLLNNMIGDKDGPLGLYIDTSHIFSGANIRLYIIHRDAASYLPQRILWSEDKKISTAIQIVVGDWQASTRRIWLVNKKNDDIKVVTVRQISFLQLLGHAHNVREAKKTFHDNLRKTFLLTDEGRRRVRLRTESL
- a CDS encoding AAA family ATPase, which gives rise to MNDKHVSRVKSIKLCRFRGFVNDTPIELNTDADIVLLTGPNGFGKTSFVDALCLLLNRHYYSERLPLSSCNGENHGETYIEAVVKYAENESDTVKVTVGENSKKQPEIVPLENSWIGGISKELAARCSFFYQDLLSKLFEEEDAQVGLLEFLSPKPENVQKAQDAVRQALKQWKADSDNILKSFAQKDFPSEGDINEKRKKAVVAFRDAWNEMVKAARTEMQITLPERDRNWLFLINSENLRAGWQNELRSWGAECLDLLMPNGKQLGTDEKPSVVLHFIEEAMSQLRYKVINQMAGSREKLKLLLDDIPNDAQVFPPSNWPEKEKEISGLSKEVRKLEMQLTLFEKLERHFDNPKGPNLVEVLTALRDQGKMWLEVPEVSPDISPPLSIIEWLRKIGIDDLDRLIDRLEEWQSRIGQKRFELQQRVFDKQKEMQNQSMLLEKSKKIFYLLEQTGLNSELKDFKNSDTPIPSSILKERMSSFTVQPS
- a CDS encoding DUF7309 domain-containing protein → MGKKATLDEWRELYKVASEVKELRPWEHLWDMDLITILHPAMSEPVYCSVMGKSGECFCIASYYGFEAFNRLMAMIQRDDIPPEQVIRFQEDNVIICFFGDREELFKEELQIIKDLGLKFRGKNNWIYFRSFKKGYSPYILDEDEVLKETEILKNLYMALQAYIEGKIKVNFGKGMTLLRRYDEETKQWLNCEAPLFSVPPAYKKVFLKDEVSISRLNKQQTINSILELDIAYVQGSIKDKKYERPLSIRICVLADSRTGIVLDQKLLSPKDDEISEILRMIIDYILQTGKPKRVYVRDEYIRSIIEDICNNINIELKIRGRLNAIDNFIKILEQRGF